One Chitinophaga sp. H8 DNA window includes the following coding sequences:
- a CDS encoding alpha-L-fucosidase → MKNINRHLRLALLGGLCFINTPLVSGQAHTMSKEYHAPQDPAVRQKLQAWQELKFGLFMHWGTYAQWGVIESWTLCPEDEPFINRGGVHGGDYFEYRNAYEKLQTTFNPVRFAPEKWAAAAKAAGMKYMVFTTKHHDGFCMFDTQETDYKITDSNTPFSSHPRSNVTKEIFDVFRKDSFMIGAYFSKPDWHNENYWWRYFPPKDRNPNYDPARYPERWKNFTTFTYNQIRELMTDYGKVDILWLDGGQVRPVHVAGKTGRDGSQYYNQDINMPKIATMARQLQPGLIMVDRTVAGEYENYTTPEQEVPEKPLPYPWETCMTIGNSWSYNKDDQFKTSQVLIQTLIKVVSRGGNFLLNIAPGPEGDWLPLAYERLADISNWMKINSEGIYGTEPCAPYSQENIYFTKSTKQNLLYAFWLSEKEAVVLPPEINISLEGIGKKIKQVSLMGTSTPLKYARKKDTLIISIPSSGKQQQQLKYSAVFKIVYE, encoded by the coding sequence ATGAAAAATATCAACAGGCACCTTAGGCTGGCCTTGCTGGGCGGCTTATGTTTTATCAATACACCATTGGTATCAGGACAGGCACATACCATGTCCAAAGAATACCACGCACCACAAGACCCTGCTGTGAGGCAAAAACTACAGGCATGGCAGGAGCTGAAGTTTGGTTTATTCATGCACTGGGGCACGTATGCCCAATGGGGCGTGATTGAAAGCTGGACACTCTGCCCCGAAGACGAACCGTTTATCAACCGCGGAGGTGTACATGGCGGTGATTACTTTGAATACAGAAATGCCTATGAAAAACTGCAAACTACTTTTAACCCGGTTCGCTTCGCTCCGGAAAAGTGGGCCGCCGCCGCTAAAGCAGCAGGCATGAAATACATGGTATTCACCACCAAACATCATGATGGGTTTTGTATGTTCGACACCCAGGAAACCGACTATAAGATCACCGACAGTAACACGCCCTTTTCCTCCCATCCCAGGAGCAATGTTACCAAGGAAATCTTTGATGTATTCAGGAAAGACAGCTTTATGATAGGAGCCTACTTTTCCAAACCCGACTGGCACAACGAAAATTACTGGTGGCGGTATTTCCCGCCGAAGGACCGGAATCCCAATTATGATCCTGCCAGGTATCCTGAACGCTGGAAAAACTTTACCACCTTTACCTACAACCAGATCCGGGAATTAATGACGGACTATGGTAAAGTAGATATTCTCTGGCTGGATGGAGGACAGGTAAGACCGGTGCATGTAGCCGGGAAAACCGGAAGGGACGGTTCCCAGTATTACAACCAGGATATCAATATGCCTAAAATTGCTACAATGGCAAGGCAGCTTCAGCCAGGTTTGATTATGGTAGACAGAACAGTGGCAGGCGAATACGAAAATTATACTACCCCGGAACAGGAAGTGCCGGAAAAACCGCTTCCTTATCCCTGGGAAACCTGTATGACCATTGGCAACAGCTGGAGCTATAATAAGGATGACCAATTCAAAACCAGCCAGGTGCTGATACAAACACTGATAAAGGTAGTATCCAGAGGAGGCAATTTTTTGCTGAATATAGCTCCTGGCCCTGAAGGCGACTGGCTTCCGCTCGCTTATGAAAGGTTGGCAGACATCAGCAACTGGATGAAAATAAACAGCGAAGGAATATATGGCACCGAGCCCTGCGCACCTTACTCGCAGGAAAATATTTACTTCACGAAATCTACGAAACAAAACCTGCTGTATGCCTTCTGGCTTTCTGAAAAAGAGGCGGTAGTACTGCCTCCGGAAATCAATATCTCCCTGGAAGGTATCGGAAAAAAAATAAAGCAGGTAAGTTTGATGGGAACCAGCACCCCACTGAAATATGCCCGGAAGAAGGATACCTTAATAATCAGTATACCATCATCCGGCAAACAGCAGCAGCAATTAAAATATAGTGCAGTATTTAAAATTGTATATGAATAA
- a CDS encoding discoidin domain-containing protein produces MKKNLLKGLLVILCVSYAPILSAQTTDITNNGGKKKAQYSPEKLEEDYDKLFDNNKNTKYCYGFSSNLWIQYQSPEPVIVNGYSLSSANDVPERDPRNWKLQGSVDGKKWTTLDSRAREVFEERMQTKVYTFDNTTPYAYYRLHITANNGDQATQLSEWRLLSETK; encoded by the coding sequence ATGAAAAAGAATCTGTTAAAAGGATTACTGGTAATCCTATGCGTTAGCTATGCCCCAATTTTATCGGCGCAAACAACTGACATCACCAATAACGGGGGTAAAAAGAAAGCGCAGTATAGTCCCGAAAAGCTGGAGGAGGACTATGACAAGTTGTTCGACAACAACAAGAACACCAAGTATTGTTACGGGTTTTCCAGCAATTTATGGATACAGTACCAATCCCCGGAACCTGTAATTGTAAACGGTTATTCTCTTTCCTCTGCCAATGATGTGCCTGAGCGGGACCCCAGAAACTGGAAACTGCAAGGCTCTGTAGACGGCAAAAAATGGACAACGCTCGACAGCCGTGCGCGGGAAGTTTTTGAAGAAAGAATGCAAACAAAGGTATACACGTTTGACAACACAACACCTTATGCCTATTACCGCCTGCATATCACGGCCAACAATGGCGATCAGGCTACCCAGCTCTCCGAATGGCGGCTTTTAAGTGAAACAAAATAA
- a CDS encoding glutaminyl-peptide cyclotransferase: protein MFNIKIIIVLLVTGSVAACNGLTREPAKSAGQEEEVIVSGPENINYYVVNRFAHDTTAFTEGLLIHEGNLYESTGSPDNLPHTRSLIGVVDLQTGAIDKKAELDRNKYFGEGITFLHNKLYQLTYQTKVGFIYDARTFKQIDTFPLPVQEGWGMTTDGTHLILSDGSSNLTYLDTLTLKPVKTLSVKENNVAVDNVNELEYINGFIYANVYTTSNIIKIDPSNGRVVGKIDLSTLVAEATNRYPGSLEMNGIAYDSTSKKIYVTGKLWPHIYEISFPH from the coding sequence ATGTTTAATATTAAAATCATCATTGTGCTCCTGGTAACCGGTAGTGTGGCTGCTTGCAACGGGTTAACGCGGGAGCCAGCCAAATCCGCCGGGCAAGAAGAAGAAGTGATCGTCAGCGGACCAGAAAACATTAATTACTACGTGGTAAACCGGTTTGCCCATGATACCACTGCTTTTACAGAAGGATTGTTAATACATGAGGGGAATTTATATGAAAGTACCGGTTCACCGGATAACCTGCCCCATACCCGCTCACTGATAGGGGTGGTAGATCTGCAAACCGGTGCCATTGATAAAAAGGCAGAGCTGGACCGGAATAAGTATTTTGGAGAAGGGATCACCTTCCTGCACAACAAATTGTACCAGCTTACTTACCAAACCAAGGTGGGCTTTATTTATGATGCCCGCACCTTTAAGCAGATTGACACTTTCCCGCTGCCTGTACAGGAAGGCTGGGGCATGACTACAGATGGTACCCACCTGATCCTCAGCGATGGCTCCAGCAACCTGACCTATCTGGATACGCTTACCTTAAAGCCCGTAAAAACGCTGTCGGTAAAAGAAAATAATGTGGCTGTTGATAATGTAAATGAACTGGAATATATCAATGGGTTTATCTATGCCAATGTGTATACTACTTCCAATATCATTAAGATCGATCCTTCCAACGGAAGGGTGGTAGGCAAGATAGACCTTTCTACCCTGGTAGCAGAAGCAACCAACCGGTATCCCGGATCATTGGAAATGAATGGCATCGCCTATGACAGCACCAGCAAAAAGATATACGTTACCGGTAAGCTGTGGCCGCATATATACGAGATCAGTTTTCCTCATTAA
- a CDS encoding PKD domain-containing protein, which produces MKRLFTGLGICLMVTGVIVSCKKEIDTSPYLRVVAVSDFTAVIQAPDNLTVKFSNKSKNAKELTWDFGDNSPVSNETDPTHTYAAPGPYTITLTIKSATGNESVKTMQVTTKPVDIIPEINFTYAEDPANPLKLNFTNQSKNGISFSWDFGDGSAVSTEESPSHAFAVAGRYNITLTAKSTTDNENTRMINIRVPKLTAPEMITIANPSFELDPKDSYVVTGWDPVKVSYPGSPGWGGFFIAERPKTGTRGLLFWTPSVDPGNGHKYELAYVGSVTQTITGLEDGKYTFKVWINSQDMEGMSLIANGGGADVKKAVGNNNGYTQLSVDFNVTGGKAKIGFLMDRPNDIGDNWSPNFEADDAELWINP; this is translated from the coding sequence ATGAAAAGATTATTTACCGGACTAGGTATATGCCTGATGGTTACAGGAGTAATAGTATCCTGTAAAAAAGAAATAGATACCTCTCCCTATTTGCGGGTAGTGGCAGTTTCAGATTTTACCGCAGTGATTCAGGCGCCCGACAACCTGACGGTTAAGTTCTCCAACAAATCAAAAAATGCCAAGGAGCTTACCTGGGATTTTGGCGATAACAGCCCTGTTTCCAATGAAACGGATCCTACACATACCTATGCCGCACCAGGGCCCTATACCATCACCTTAACCATCAAAAGTGCTACAGGCAACGAATCGGTGAAAACGATGCAGGTAACAACCAAGCCGGTAGACATTATACCTGAAATCAACTTTACCTATGCAGAAGATCCGGCAAATCCCCTGAAGCTAAACTTTACCAATCAATCTAAAAACGGGATTTCCTTTTCCTGGGATTTTGGCGATGGCAGCGCAGTATCTACAGAGGAATCACCCTCACATGCATTTGCAGTAGCAGGCAGGTATAACATCACGTTAACCGCCAAAAGCACCACCGACAATGAAAACACCAGGATGATCAATATCCGGGTGCCGAAATTAACCGCACCGGAAATGATTACAATCGCCAACCCCAGCTTTGAGCTGGATCCGAAGGACAGTTATGTGGTAACAGGATGGGATCCCGTGAAAGTAAGCTATCCCGGAAGCCCCGGATGGGGTGGTTTCTTTATTGCAGAAAGGCCCAAAACCGGCACCAGGGGGTTGTTGTTCTGGACACCTTCTGTAGACCCCGGCAATGGACACAAGTATGAACTCGCATATGTAGGCTCCGTAACACAAACGATCACCGGTCTGGAAGATGGGAAATATACTTTCAAAGTATGGATCAACTCCCAGGATATGGAAGGCATGTCGCTGATTGCCAATGGTGGCGGTGCAGATGTAAAGAAAGCAGTAGGAAACAATAACGGATATACGCAACTGAGTGTAGACTTCAACGTAACAGGAGGAAAAGCTAAGATCGGATTCCTGATGGACAGACCTAATGACATAGGAGATAACTGGAGCCCGAATTTTGAAGCAGATGATGCAGAGCTATGGATCAATCCATGA
- a CDS encoding YeiH family protein encodes MTIEKERFVIHEDWTVVILGGLIILLSILGVLLPVPAFNWSSSQELFSKVLTVGNLQIIGWQFLFVIVIAALGAWMIGKPMKSFLLGFPIVYILTILALIMAGNSAMKALNLEAVIFSLVTGLVISNCFTLPEWFKSSLSTEMFVKIGLVLLGTSVIFTDILKAGSLGLIQALVVVLSVWYFAFWVCKKLKVDSELTMMISSAVSICGVSAAIATSGAIKGDSKKLTYVISMVLVTAIPMMIFMPVIAEYFGFSEEVTGAWLGGSIDTSGAVVASGSLVGETALKISTIVKFSQNVLLGLAAFAISVYWSYSKSNKENEGRERPTLKVIWERFPKFVLGFIGASVLFSFFLSPSTTTAVKDSLKTLQGLWFALAFTSIGLETNFADLFRQNSKKPLYAFLIAQGFNIVITLIIAFILFG; translated from the coding sequence ATGACAATCGAAAAAGAAAGGTTCGTTATTCACGAAGACTGGACCGTAGTAATCCTTGGAGGCCTTATTATACTACTGTCTATCCTGGGAGTTTTATTGCCGGTACCCGCTTTTAACTGGAGCAGTAGCCAGGAGCTGTTTTCAAAAGTGCTGACCGTGGGTAATCTTCAGATCATAGGATGGCAATTCCTGTTTGTCATCGTAATTGCTGCCTTAGGTGCCTGGATGATAGGCAAGCCCATGAAATCCTTTTTACTGGGATTCCCGATAGTATATATCCTTACCATCCTCGCATTGATCATGGCCGGTAATAGTGCGATGAAAGCACTTAACCTGGAAGCGGTTATCTTCAGCCTGGTAACGGGGCTGGTCATCAGCAATTGTTTCACCCTGCCAGAGTGGTTCAAATCTTCTTTATCCACAGAAATGTTTGTAAAAATAGGACTGGTGCTACTGGGTACCAGCGTGATCTTTACAGATATATTAAAAGCCGGTTCCCTGGGGTTGATACAGGCATTGGTAGTGGTATTGTCCGTCTGGTATTTTGCATTCTGGGTATGTAAAAAACTAAAGGTAGACTCCGAGCTGACGATGATGATTTCCAGTGCAGTGTCTATTTGCGGGGTGTCTGCTGCTATTGCTACTTCCGGAGCGATTAAAGGGGACTCCAAAAAACTGACTTATGTAATCTCTATGGTGTTGGTAACCGCCATTCCCATGATGATCTTTATGCCTGTTATTGCCGAATACTTTGGCTTTTCGGAAGAGGTTACCGGAGCGTGGCTGGGTGGCAGTATTGATACGTCCGGCGCGGTGGTAGCATCGGGGTCATTGGTGGGCGAAACGGCATTGAAGATAAGCACCATTGTAAAGTTCTCGCAAAATGTATTACTGGGGCTGGCAGCTTTTGCGATCTCCGTATACTGGAGTTATTCTAAAAGTAATAAGGAAAATGAAGGGCGCGAACGCCCTACATTAAAAGTGATCTGGGAACGGTTTCCCAAGTTTGTATTAGGTTTTATCGGGGCGTCGGTACTGTTCTCCTTTTTCCTTTCTCCTTCCACTACTACAGCGGTAAAGGACAGCTTAAAAACATTGCAGGGATTGTGGTTTGCGCTGGCATTCACCAGCATAGGCCTGGAAACAAATTTTGCAGACCTTTTCCGGCAAAACAGTAAAAAACCACTGTATGCTTTCCTGATTGCACAGGGATTTAACATCGTGATCACCCTGATCATTGCATTTATATTATTTGGATGA
- a CDS encoding SusC/RagA family TonB-linked outer membrane protein: MKKIFTGVILFLLTTLVNVSAFAADITVKGTVSDKAGKVPGVSIVIEGTSKHAITDENGNYSITAPENAVLVFSATGYAKQRIPVNNQIRIDVILIAEIQGLDEVVVKGYTSQKRANLTSAIATVSGEELQKSLTSNITNSLAGRVTGVLATTQSGRPGTGAWIQIRGRSSVNQPGPLILVDGVVREDFGNIDANEIASISILKDASATAVYGARAVGGVILVTTKRGQIGKPTITYSVSYGSETPTRYPDMMNAYQYGIARNQAQRNAGFDPSNPSQASKFFTNEQLEGFKTKSTDWFRETFKGSSNLSQHNISVNGGTEAVRYFTSLGYTNQTGMWDQYNFQRFTLRSNVDARINSTLNVGISVDARRENTNAAGLDAYPIFMHAIQASPIYGPYNTSGKFNYLNGQPNPLAETSQSGYDKNRVESFGATMNFEQRLDLLTKGLSLKGTASIIRNSTFHKVFNTPYLVYKDDGEASLINVNNLNKTQLDQNISEGNQITLNASLNYARQFGKHNVSAVALYEQLESKGFIMGGLKRDFVSNIKDELNASGQLEQSLSGTSTLADARRSFVGILNYGYNNRYLLEASARRDGSYRFGTSKKWGLFPAVSAGWRISEETFFKNTKALNFIDNLKIRASVGETGNDKIASFQFLDSYNYMQGKYPGIWPDFFPPVIENESQINLVSGVFPNYDLTWEKLIAKNIGLDAMLFNNRLGVEADYFFRTTKDMLRPRILSVPATFGRKLPDENYAEMESKGIELTLSYRGNINSLGYNLRFNVSYATNKLTKLDVPEGIADYQNSLGRPLNATVGYLAMGLFQTQEEVDNWVNQFGSKPNVGDIKYADVSGDGEVTEGDQLQISDNSGAPLVVYGFSSNFRWKNFDADIFFQGAAKRDIMLGEEAMVFFRAEVNNSFAYLNDYWTPENPGAKYPRPTIDYSNNNSRGSTFWMRNAAYLRLKTVNIGYTFNNLAWMKKRNMKLRVFAAGVNLLTWSPFKEFDPELGDGTGRSYPQQRNVSIGANFSF; encoded by the coding sequence ATGAAAAAAATATTCACAGGAGTTATACTCTTTCTTCTTACCACGCTAGTTAATGTGTCCGCTTTTGCGGCCGACATTACCGTGAAAGGTACCGTATCAGATAAAGCAGGGAAGGTACCAGGCGTATCCATCGTGATTGAAGGTACCAGTAAACATGCCATTACAGATGAAAATGGTAACTATTCCATCACTGCACCGGAAAATGCAGTATTGGTATTCTCGGCTACCGGTTATGCCAAACAAAGGATCCCTGTTAACAATCAGATAAGAATTGATGTGATCCTCATCGCTGAAATCCAGGGATTGGATGAGGTAGTAGTGAAGGGGTATACTTCCCAAAAGAGAGCCAATTTAACCAGTGCGATTGCTACCGTTTCCGGTGAAGAGTTGCAGAAATCACTCACCTCCAACATTACCAACTCCCTTGCCGGCCGTGTCACCGGTGTACTGGCCACTACCCAATCCGGCCGTCCCGGAACAGGGGCCTGGATACAGATCAGGGGCAGAAGCTCTGTAAATCAGCCCGGCCCGCTGATCCTCGTAGATGGTGTAGTAAGAGAAGACTTTGGTAATATTGACGCCAATGAAATAGCCAGCATCTCTATCCTCAAAGATGCTTCTGCTACAGCAGTATATGGCGCCAGGGCTGTTGGCGGTGTAATCCTGGTGACGACCAAACGCGGGCAGATCGGTAAACCCACCATTACCTATTCCGTTTCTTACGGGTCCGAAACACCTACCAGATACCCTGATATGATGAACGCCTATCAATACGGTATTGCCAGGAATCAGGCCCAGCGAAACGCAGGATTTGATCCATCCAATCCCTCTCAGGCCAGCAAGTTTTTTACGAACGAACAACTGGAAGGCTTTAAAACAAAAAGCACCGATTGGTTCAGGGAAACTTTTAAGGGCAGCAGCAATCTGAGCCAGCACAACATTTCCGTAAATGGTGGTACAGAAGCCGTGCGGTACTTTACCTCCCTGGGATATACTAATCAGACAGGTATGTGGGACCAATATAACTTCCAGCGGTTTACCCTCCGCAGCAATGTAGATGCCAGGATCAACAGTACCCTGAATGTGGGGATCAGTGTGGATGCCAGAAGGGAAAACACCAATGCTGCCGGGCTGGATGCCTATCCGATTTTTATGCATGCTATCCAGGCATCCCCTATTTACGGCCCTTACAATACTTCCGGAAAATTCAATTACCTGAATGGACAACCCAACCCTTTGGCAGAAACCAGCCAGTCGGGATACGATAAAAACCGGGTGGAGTCTTTCGGCGCTACCATGAATTTTGAACAGCGGTTAGACTTGCTGACCAAGGGTTTAAGCCTAAAGGGTACTGCTTCTATCATCCGGAACTCCACCTTTCATAAAGTATTTAATACCCCATACCTGGTATACAAAGATGACGGAGAGGCCAGCCTGATCAATGTAAACAACTTAAACAAAACACAGCTGGATCAGAATATCAGTGAGGGCAATCAGATTACATTAAATGCTTCCCTGAACTACGCCAGACAATTTGGCAAACACAATGTTTCCGCAGTGGCGTTGTATGAACAACTGGAAAGCAAAGGATTTATAATGGGTGGCCTCAAAAGGGACTTCGTATCCAACATCAAAGATGAACTGAATGCCAGCGGACAGCTGGAACAATCCTTATCCGGCACATCTACCCTCGCAGATGCAAGAAGATCTTTTGTGGGTATATTAAACTACGGCTATAACAACAGGTATTTACTGGAAGCTTCTGCAAGAAGAGATGGCTCCTACCGGTTTGGCACCTCTAAAAAATGGGGGCTGTTTCCCGCTGTATCCGCAGGATGGAGAATCTCCGAAGAAACTTTCTTTAAAAATACCAAAGCGCTCAATTTCATAGATAACTTAAAAATACGTGCATCCGTTGGAGAAACCGGGAATGATAAAATTGCCTCTTTCCAGTTCCTCGATTCCTATAACTATATGCAGGGAAAATATCCGGGGATATGGCCCGACTTTTTCCCGCCGGTCATAGAAAACGAATCGCAAATAAACCTGGTATCCGGTGTTTTTCCCAACTACGATCTTACCTGGGAAAAGCTCATTGCAAAAAACATAGGATTGGATGCGATGTTGTTTAACAACCGTTTGGGCGTTGAAGCAGATTACTTTTTCCGTACCACCAAAGACATGCTGCGGCCCCGTATCCTATCTGTTCCTGCCACATTCGGACGTAAGCTGCCCGATGAAAACTATGCAGAAATGGAGAGCAAAGGTATTGAGCTTACCCTCTCCTATCGCGGAAACATCAATTCATTAGGCTACAACCTGAGATTCAACGTGTCCTATGCTACCAATAAACTGACCAAGCTGGACGTGCCCGAAGGGATTGCAGATTATCAAAACAGTCTTGGGCGGCCACTGAATGCCACTGTTGGTTATCTGGCCATGGGCCTGTTCCAGACACAGGAAGAAGTGGATAACTGGGTCAATCAATTTGGCTCCAAACCAAATGTAGGAGATATTAAATATGCAGATGTAAGCGGTGACGGAGAGGTGACCGAAGGCGACCAGCTCCAGATCAGCGATAACTCCGGCGCTCCCCTGGTAGTGTATGGATTTTCTTCCAACTTCCGCTGGAAGAACTTTGATGCCGACATCTTTTTCCAGGGCGCTGCCAAACGGGATATTATGCTGGGCGAAGAAGCCATGGTATTTTTCAGAGCAGAAGTAAACAATAGTTTTGCTTATCTTAACGATTACTGGACACCTGAAAATCCGGGTGCAAAGTATCCCAGACCTACCATCGACTACAGCAACAACAATTCCCGTGGGTCTACTTTCTGGATGCGGAACGCCGCTTATCTCAGACTAAAAACAGTGAATATAGGCTATACCTTTAATAATCTTGCCTGGATGAAGAAGCGCAATATGAAATTAAGAGTATTTGCTGCTGGTGTGAACCTGCTCACCTGGAGCCCTTTCAAGGAGTTTGATCCTGAACTGGGAGATGGTACAGGCCGCTCTTACCCGCAACAACGCAATGTCTCAATAGGTGCTAACTTTTCATTCTAA
- a CDS encoding RagB/SusD family nutrient uptake outer membrane protein has translation MKRISFNILFLTCAIIFFSGCDKNLLDQNNPDAITSKDLWKDPKLIGLYLNTIYGDRPGWNYNFYDNIADDSRSNWTGNEPNNHIYDQWVDGDVGGYTAYWKYEEVVRINDFLANIDEAEMDSETKARYKGEARFMRAFLYFEMVQRYGGVPLITVPQNIKDDLSVPRNSLNDCFKFIIAELDQATAELPPNAPRGRVSKGAAMALKGRVTLYWASPQYLTANDADLYKDVESINSNTQGAGATARWKAAADANKAVMELNKYALYPDLKGLWLDKTDNNKEAIFEVQYKKGFKSHGLDALVKPPYLGAGDGGQRFPLQELVDAYPMKNGKLIGEPGSNYNANDPYVGRDDRFYANIGYNGAKTSGNKGGVLTEIALEIFEGGRDYGNMDAGNTLTGYYTLKALDPSNINYSYRAGSDQPWLELRYAEVLLNYAEAANEYLPAPDASVYDAVNDIRNRAGITTTIPTGSLGKDAMRNLIRNERYVEFSLVEQKRYWDIKRWGIAEQKLNNVKYHSVYITKSGNTFTYDYPERDPRPLKFDKRMYWFPIPASELTKNLKLLQNQNWPLPPGR, from the coding sequence ATGAAACGTATATCATTCAACATATTATTTCTTACCTGCGCCATCATTTTCTTTAGTGGTTGCGACAAGAACCTGCTGGATCAGAATAATCCGGATGCCATTACCTCCAAAGACCTCTGGAAAGATCCTAAACTGATCGGGTTGTATCTGAATACCATCTATGGCGACCGCCCAGGCTGGAATTATAATTTCTATGACAACATCGCAGATGACTCCAGGAGTAACTGGACCGGCAATGAGCCCAATAACCACATCTATGATCAATGGGTAGATGGTGATGTAGGAGGTTATACCGCTTACTGGAAATATGAGGAAGTAGTAAGAATAAATGACTTCCTGGCCAATATAGATGAAGCGGAAATGGACAGTGAAACCAAGGCCCGCTACAAAGGAGAAGCCAGGTTTATGAGGGCCTTCCTTTACTTTGAGATGGTACAACGATATGGCGGCGTACCCCTTATCACTGTTCCGCAGAATATCAAAGATGATCTCAGTGTTCCGAGAAACAGCCTGAATGACTGCTTCAAATTTATCATTGCTGAATTGGATCAGGCTACGGCAGAACTGCCCCCCAATGCACCAAGAGGCCGTGTTAGCAAAGGTGCTGCCATGGCGCTTAAAGGAAGGGTTACTTTGTATTGGGCCAGCCCGCAATACCTCACCGCCAATGATGCAGACCTTTATAAAGATGTGGAAAGCATCAATTCCAATACACAGGGAGCAGGCGCTACAGCACGCTGGAAAGCAGCAGCAGATGCCAATAAAGCGGTGATGGAGCTCAATAAATATGCGCTGTACCCCGACCTTAAAGGACTGTGGCTGGATAAAACAGACAATAACAAGGAAGCCATCTTTGAAGTACAATATAAAAAAGGATTTAAATCGCATGGGCTGGATGCACTGGTGAAACCTCCTTATTTAGGTGCCGGTGACGGTGGACAACGTTTTCCTTTGCAGGAACTCGTAGATGCTTATCCGATGAAAAACGGCAAGCTGATAGGAGAGCCGGGATCAAACTATAATGCCAATGATCCATATGTGGGCCGGGATGATCGCTTCTATGCCAACATTGGCTATAATGGTGCTAAAACTTCGGGCAACAAAGGTGGGGTGCTTACAGAAATTGCTTTGGAGATATTCGAGGGTGGCAGGGATTATGGCAATATGGATGCAGGCAATACCCTTACCGGCTATTATACCCTGAAAGCACTGGACCCTTCCAATATCAATTACTCTTACCGTGCCGGATCTGATCAGCCCTGGCTGGAATTAAGGTATGCAGAAGTGTTGCTGAACTATGCAGAAGCAGCCAATGAATACCTGCCGGCTCCCGATGCTTCTGTGTATGATGCGGTAAATGATATCCGTAACAGGGCCGGTATCACTACCACTATTCCTACCGGCAGCCTTGGAAAGGATGCCATGCGCAACCTGATCCGGAATGAACGTTATGTGGAATTCAGCCTGGTGGAACAAAAAAGATACTGGGATATTAAACGCTGGGGTATTGCTGAACAAAAACTGAATAATGTAAAATACCACAGTGTATATATCACTAAATCCGGCAACACATTTACCTATGATTATCCTGAACGGGACCCACGTCCATTAAAGTTCGATAAAAGAATGTACTGGTTTCCGATCCCCGCTTCAGAGCTTACTAAAAACCTGAAGCTTTTACAAAATCAAAACTGGCCACTGCCACCCGGCCGTTAA